From Microbulbifer pacificus, a single genomic window includes:
- a CDS encoding malic enzyme-like NAD(P)-binding protein, which translates to LDGEKYPIAQCNNVYIFPGIGLGVVAAGANRVTENMLMAASNALAENAPVVKEGSGALLPPLSQIREVGKAIALAVGKQAQADGVAPGITEEKLEKNIEKNFWHPDYRRYRRRAF; encoded by the coding sequence AGCTGGATGGCGAGAAATACCCCATCGCCCAGTGCAATAACGTGTACATCTTCCCCGGTATCGGCCTCGGTGTCGTCGCCGCCGGCGCCAATCGGGTAACGGAAAACATGCTGATGGCCGCCTCCAACGCACTCGCGGAAAATGCGCCGGTGGTGAAAGAGGGCAGCGGTGCACTGCTGCCGCCACTGTCGCAGATCCGCGAAGTGGGCAAGGCCATCGCACTGGCTGTTGGCAAACAGGCGCAGGCCGACGGTGTGGCACCGGGTATTACCGAGGAAAAACTCGAGAAAAACATCGAAAAGAATTTCTGGCATCCGGATTACCGCCGCTACCGTCGTCGGGCCTTCTGA